Within Candidatus Zixiibacteriota bacterium, the genomic segment AAAAGCATCCTCAAATACTATCACTCGGGCCCGCTGGTACGTGCCATCCTGAACCTTCTTCGATTCTGTTATCATCAGGTACTTGTTTCCATTTGCCGCCTGCTTGACATCGAAGAAATAGGTTTTCCCTTTGACACTGGCCCGTTCGTTGAAAAGCCCTTCTCCTGCCATAAATCCTCCTTGGTAAGGTTTCAATTCGGGTTTTCATTCTTGAGTTCAATTGACATGTTTCAGGTTGCCGCTTATCTCTAAATTTATTAATAGGTTGGGAGACTGACATCTGATGTCAGGGAAAATTGTCATCGGCCGATTTTCTGTTGGAGTGCAAAAGGAAGAAGGGTCTTGATGTCGGGAGACAGTAAAATAAAACGGACGAGTCATTACGACCCGCCCGCTTTTCGCAACCTCTCCTGTTTAAGAGGACTTTGAGAGATTTGCCGACAGCGAAGTTATTCAACCATATGCATTTCGCAGACTTTAAGGGTATCGCCGCTGTAAGGGATTCCCTAGACTGCCACGAGGTCGCCGGCGGAGAAATCAGCCAGAGTCAAGGTTCCGCCGGTGGCGTCAGTCAGCAATGTGCCTTTGCATACCAAGCCAATCCATGACAGCCCCTCGAAAGTAACTATTTTGGCATCAACATCGACCGAAGCCAATGTCGCCTCAAAATTCTCGCAGCGGCTATAGTCGTAGCTGTAATTGGAGGCGATCTTGATTTTTACCGCCAGAAGCGTATTCTCGTCGATGATTTTGGCTTTGACTTCGACGATATCTCCGAGGCTCAGGTCGGCAAAAGTATAGACGGTATCGTTGCTGGAGCCGGCCCGGTTCCAAATCATTTTGGAAGTAGAGCCGGAGTTATCGCCGTCACCGATATGCCCTTCATTGTCGATGTTGTTCGGAATAACTCCCCAGATGACTGTGTTTTCATCGGTGATGATGGTTTCATTGCGGCCGACCACCGTGAAGGAGCCGGCATTATAGTCGATGGTGATGATAGTATCGCGGAAGGCGATATCGTAGTTTCCGGGGCAGGTGTCGCAATGAACCCTGATGCGATGAGCATAGATATAATTATTCTGCTGCTTGACGCCGGAAACATGAACAGAGTCACCCGGCTTTATGTCCGAGAACGGTATGGGGGAATCATTGACATTATTCAGGCGCACGATTTCGCAGTTCTGCAGCGCTATAACCGTCTCCGGCTTTTCATAAAAGGTCAGCATCCGGCTGTTCTGGTCAGTGGTCATGACGCGTGCCGCAAAGCCGGTGGAATCGCCAGTCACGGCATCGGCGCTGGGTAATGTCCCATATCCCTGGGAGGATACCGCCAGCGGATTGGATGAGTTCTGGTTAGAGCATCCGATAAGAGCGATAAACGACCCAACAAGAAAGGTTGCGATAAGGATGGCAAGGACTTTCTTCATTTAAAACCTCCTTCATTTCTTGTTAGAAGTCTCTTTTCCGTCTCTGTCATACAGAGAAGAAGAGAACCGTTTTCGTTCAGCCCGGAAGGGTCGAAATTAGATATTTTTATCCTCGTTATCGGGCTGTTCAGGGTGAAAAAAAGACCGCCGGGTGTTCAATCCGGCGGTCATTGTGACTGCTATCCCTGAGGTACTATTTGAGTAGCGTCATTTTACGGGACATGGCGCCGTTATCGGTGGTCATCCGGTAGATATAGGTACCGGTAGCCACAACATCCCCTCTGACATTGGTGCCGTCCCAGGTAATGGCATGGGAGCCGGCTTCCAGTTCATCGGCGAGGAGGGTTTTGACTGTGGCGCCGAGGATATTATAAATGGTGATATTGACCTTGCTTTTTTCCGGCAGATAGAAGCTGATGGTGGTTCCAAGGTTGAAGGGATTAGGGTAATTCTGGTAGAGATGGAACTCCGCCGGTAGAAGCGGCATTTCACTGGTTTCCTTGGGAGCGGGGGTTCCGCCCAGGGCACGGCAGGCATTGATACGCCCGGTGCCAAGCAACCCCGCGTAGCTCGGATTGAGGGCATCAATGTTGTCGGTGGTAGTCTTAATGCGATTATAGACGTCGGCCCAGCCATAAGACGGGTACTGCGATTTCACCAATCCGGCCAGCCCGGCGACATATGGTGTTGCCATGGAGGTGCCGCTCATGACCGCAAAATAGTCGGGAGTCGGGTCGGCGGAATTGTGATAGGTGCTCACGATGTCCACGCCGGCGGCAGAAACATCAACCCAGGTGCCGTAACTGGAGAAGGAGGCTTTGAGGTCGTTCTTGTCGGTGGCGGCGACATTGATGACATCGGTGCGCGTTCCGAGATAATCGGCGGTGCTGTTATTGCTGTTGCCGGCGGCATGAACAACGGTCACGCCATGCGCTATGGCATAGTCCACGGCGGCGCCCAGACCGCTGGTATTGGAGGAACCCCAGCTGCAGCTGGCGACATGGGCGCCGTTATTGGCGGCATAATAGAACGCCTGCGCCGCAAAATCCATCCGGACATAGCCCATACCGCTGGTGGCGGTCCAACCTATCCTGAGGCACATGATTTTCACGCCGTTTCCGACCGAAGTGGAGGTACCATTTCCCCATCCTCCGGCGGTTCCGGCAACGCCGATAGCGTTATTGGTCATCGCTCCGACTATGCCGGCGCAATGGGTGCCATGACCGCCAAAATCCCGCGGGTCATTGTCGGCCGTAGTGCAGTCTTCACCTTTCTTGCAACGGGTCACGCCGGTAACGAAATCCCAGCCAATCCAGTCATCCACAAAGCCGTTGCCGTCATCATCAATTCCGTTGCCGTTAATTTCATCCAGATTTTTCCAGATATTGCCGCTGGTAGTGGGCCAGGAGGCGCCGCCCAGATCTTTATGATAATAGCGGACTCCGCCGTCAAGGACAGCCACCACCGTATTTGTGCTGCCGGCGTTAATTTGCCAGGCGCAGGGGGCATCCATATCATGGTCGGCGGCATTGGAGAGCCCATACTGGTTCCAGGGGTCGGCCTGCCCGGCAAAATAGTAATCATTGGGAACCAGGTCATAGACCGGATGCATCGCTATCGGCTCGGCGCTCTCAACATTGGGGTCGGCGGCATAAGCGCTGATTACCTCTTCCAGCGACTGAGAGCCTCGATAGGTGATGATGCGGTATCCGGTCAGGTCGGGATATCCTGATTTGGCAACGGCGCCGGGAAATTCCTCCTCGATTGCCACCACGCCAAAGCGACGCGACAGCTGGTCGACAGAGGGAATGCCGGTCATCACTTCTCCCTTGGCGGCGAGAGGAATATGGTTGCCGGTAATGCTGCGGAATTTAACCACGAACTGGTCGGGGACGTAGAGAACCTCATCTGATGTCTCTTCAAACGGGACATAA encodes:
- a CDS encoding DUF5666 domain-containing protein is translated as MKKVLAILIATFLVGSFIALIGCSNQNSSNPLAVSSQGYGTLPSADAVTGDSTGFAARVMTTDQNSRMLTFYEKPETVIALQNCEIVRLNNVNDSPIPFSDIKPGDSVHVSGVKQQNNYIYAHRIRVHCDTCPGNYDIAFRDTIITIDYNAGSFTVVGRNETIITDENTVIWGVIPNNIDNEGHIGDGDNSGSTSKMIWNRAGSSNDTVYTFADLSLGDIVEVKAKIIDENTLLAVKIKIASNYSYDYSRCENFEATLASVDVDAKIVTFEGLSWIGLVCKGTLLTDATGGTLTLADFSAGDLVAV
- a CDS encoding DUF3276 family protein, giving the protein MAGEGLFNERASVKGKTYFFDVKQAANGNKYLMITESKKVQDGTYQRARVIVFEDAF
- a CDS encoding S8 family serine peptidase, encoding MKQLLLLLVLTLLLSLTAAAEKQIYVPFEETSDEVLYVPDQFVVKFRSITGNHIPLAAKGEVMTGIPSVDQLSRRFGVVAIEEEFPGAVAKSGYPDLTGYRIITYRGSQSLEEVISAYAADPNVESAEPIAMHPVYDLVPNDYYFAGQADPWNQYGLSNAADHDMDAPCAWQINAGSTNTVVAVLDGGVRYYHKDLGGASWPTTSGNIWKNLDEINGNGIDDDGNGFVDDWIGWDFVTGVTRCKKGEDCTTADNDPRDFGGHGTHCAGIVGAMTNNAIGVAGTAGGWGNGTSTSVGNGVKIMCLRIGWTATSGMGYVRMDFAAQAFYYAANNGAHVASCSWGSSNTSGLGAAVDYAIAHGVTVVHAAGNSNNSTADYLGTRTDVINVAATDKNDLKASFSSYGTWVDVSAAGVDIVSTYHNSADPTPDYFAVMSGTSMATPYVAGLAGLVKSQYPSYGWADVYNRIKTTTDNIDALNPSYAGLLGTGRINACRALGGTPAPKETSEMPLLPAEFHLYQNYPNPFNLGTTISFYLPEKSKVNITIYNILGATVKTLLADELEAGSHAITWDGTNVRGDVVATGTYIYRMTTDNGAMSRKMTLLK